The following are encoded together in the Coffea arabica cultivar ET-39 chromosome 1c, Coffea Arabica ET-39 HiFi, whole genome shotgun sequence genome:
- the LOC113717619 gene encoding uncharacterized protein isoform X2, translating into MANPPNVELEAAKFLHKLIQDSTDEPTKLATKLYVILQHMKSSGKENSMPYQVISRAMETVIKQNGLDIEALMSSRLPLAAGPQAGESGSSHVAGSSQRTGVIKDPKSSLTANEMSKTDSYSSGVSLVGPTAAGHDIYQGSANMMGGAGKVRGLTPGATASYQPVEAGMSVPMQFASSSFANQGFAAKMNKDGMEAFAAAPSMDLYAGKNIAGKIMEHEGTSLPIPNKLNQGAIPSNVPETSMIPSSALRDTGKSPVAQAPVSGLPFKEHHLKQLRAQCLVFLAFRNGLMPKKLHLEIALGNFFPKEGARKEMIDHKGKELSVNEPTTGVLDNTRGALSTGPQAGGNFLKDADNNASMKEDKSGYHAMPSEHAEDSRQHSALRRRLEAEMPKQETSESQASSLRGIQSDSNSRSIPVSIHEDDSGNNHQQIVISHHAPLVTGTSKTMKHDVSFWNGNGCQMEASGLTHASQQQRKENFANQCQNAAESNGLGHRDTDSDLPSVPLREQWKPISGMDGQNNILMPVKDSDIVLRNVLPAQETDTEEEDAPANADRPPSPKYTTSEKWILDRQKRKLLNEKMWALKQQKTEQKKIAVCSAKLRASASFRQSSDLSFWESVSSSEDIFAKTKSVIELKKLQLLELQRRLRSDILNDFFKPIAPEMDRLKSIKKHRIGRRSKQLERYEQKMKEERQKRIRERQKEFFSEVEVHRERLEDVFKMKRERWKGFNKYVREFHKRKERIHREKIDRIQREKINLLKINDVEGYLRMVQDAKSDRVKQLLKETEKYLQKLGTKLQEAKSISRRFETDVDESRTATTVEKNEISVENEDETDQAKHYLESNEKYYMIAHSVKENVLEQPTILVGGKLREYQMNGLRWLVSLYNNQLNGILADEMGLGKTVQVISLMCYLMETKYDRGPFLVVVPSSVLPGWESEISFWAPGIHKIVYSGPPEERRRLFKEQIVHQKFNVLLTTYEYLMNKHDKPKLSKIQWRYIIIDEGHRIKNASCKLNADLKHYRSNHRLLLTGTPLQNNLEELWALLNFLLPNIFNSSEDFSQWFNKPFESNGDNSPDEALLSEEENLLIINRLHQVLRPFVLRRLKHKVENQLPEKIERLIRCEASAYQKLLMKRVEENLGAIGTSKARSVHNSVMELRNICNHPYLSQLHVEEVHDWIPKHYLPTIIRLCGKLEMLDRLLPKLKATDHRVLLFSTMTRLLDVMEDYLYWKQYKYLRLDGHTSGGDRGALIEQFNQPGSPFFIFLLSIRAGGVGVNLQAADTVIIFDTDWNPQVDLQAQARAHRIGQKRDVLVLRLETVQTVEEQVRASAEHKLGVANQSITAGFFDNNTSAEDRREYLESLLRECKKEEASPVLGDDALNDLIARSESEIDIFESVDKKRREEEMGAWRKLFIESGAEDRECLPPLPSRLLTDDDLKLFYEAMKISEAPPQVVASNSGMKRKSDYLGGLDTRQYGRGKRAREVRSYEEQWTEEEFEKMCQADSPGSPQVKEEIIEKKLSAVISDCVMLTGETQAQMPQQPLNPIVQPAAEPSKEVTPPSKRGRGRPRRTPTTTELLPSPGALLASSGVQPMNAMPKTENVSCSQVVSLSEGLQDLAPENSFTVTVQQIVVGSDPGVQSVSLPPVTPAVPPTTLPCPSTPVQGRGRGRKAQSAGEAPRRRGKRLNTVVVPSPTLTAISKPEFETLVEGASSSLRACNPDPASQPSNAVHNTEKRTLVSHVPLLSSSAMSKSDLGSQEVSVLNSTMPVSDAFPCSLVMAAPNSSSIPTDAFPSSLVTAGVTQQDPLARTALAVNPVPAPPFPSVISGSQSTALAHPAPARGRGRGCKAQSGAEAPRRRGKRQNLQTPVSFEVSIDQDPRSVEPPEKKSRVSVGRRPTTRNKQEHDGLKQANVSVPSQSITDSVIGKFDTRPENGAQKPTDITQLDASKNFVDSVGPLVDNKQDNGVLKPVNIVQTVASQGSAEPSSDEMNKDHENQTQDKTNSILSNASQNMKYLPMGQVCDGKPESEVRLINSGNSDASRVFTDPPTIKEGKDETESEGRRLKDIQLDLSTGFGDSSVASISQYKQGNTAEKEMNIILSDPCQSREDGTPAQASEAEDNRTDKSACDVEADASQFIADPSRGHRQESEAEGQANTGQMVASQSFLDPAGVQVNTSVQKNDAPIVDNVVELDSSQNIAYSPAVEVQDNQGTEAQKDIDIQLETAAILSGSVPIIESADDRCCCEHRKEVEDEMEEENRTDTSACDVESHASQFIADPSRGRGQEREAEGQTNTGQTDACQSVLDPAVVQVNASLQKNDSPIVDNVVESDSPRNIADPLDVEFQDNQGTEAQKDTDIQSDTTAILSGSVPIIESAGDRCRSERGKEVGYEMEEVESSFLDLHPTISASVTPVSGLLHRSVDQAKTEEQVAKDSFPDPGCVSAPPTKENAARDKNVALKKSDDFCAELETKKEEIEAGVNDFLALKPEVDAKILLQENSHSLVVVEPIVVASSSSVCNPENQSGEEHAKSKFLDDSVVSDPGLTENTIYSDKGADNPLLLMSSDSDPLTLNDQRCDGKTCATVPTFASMGSSGAVVMSENPSGKLSDGEVEQTSDLLEEGTTAPDSEILEDISEIHSKKTFPEENKKQDNLLSQDSVSVLFSAENVASVLDNAQNKSQDICQNVDGNDPESKGSGLDEVIVFKHEFTRAGEIKQKDSAFDGPQTSDLLNEAIAASDSGALTEISHCDKIATDQYEKQDTVPCQDSISVVSSIENVVSVVDQAPENSQDTCQKEDGNDLKRKATGLVEVSVLKNELTMTLETSSQTLRASEVAPVLDTTVKETRNQATEEDANGWGSKDSSVMESVVPKPEVSEVEACPGKADAEGLQSRGCFVESANAPVSMYGIANSQSLVQNTSPTRSSLEIEELVADLPNEECVKEADDQFQVGQVGTTITEAFVPAPDSGDFVSKSSSMIATELREDFEVKKSSITCDGTTEEKSDFQASEDYATEVLETKNMEVEPDASLVFETFKGIEERVVSNAEINVTSHSPNEGKSENLVDSKIIEEKPVKDIDREVTEFTVQTSNLKDDLPEMAEVVCDSRTDDSGKHESQDSILEKDSATTAVVSGAQTLEEMTSSTCLVLETNRLNGNNEQSENEADLQHFEEIIPINISKEVSVSSMKSVNLIDALPEMAVGEDDSKLADSEILAATDHILENVSVSTLEATRVQNLEETTPSTILVLETEGLVVQPPKNNCDEQSDKDIEMVDGSVPDLSASSIAAAECCEIDTKSATNLLENMVDSIQGAEEEASLPLEIASQDVTPAEVAEKSEIGSGRNFVAEAHGSENAEMDDTLVAAAEASEPKPYVDLGTTESKDASTNMENMAGCRHNIEEEAPQAPPSLEIASEDVTPAEALADKSEVGSGRDDDDEVKGSKRAELVKVVVTDAEASELQPCMDAGAPENKDGSANLLENRVNSRHRSEDEASSSLEIASQDATPAEFLAEKSEIGSGGDFVAGVQRSGRTQLDKTVVADAETSETQPHTYGEASESEDSSASLLDKIVDSRQSIGEEASLSSVMASQDVTPAEGFVENSENGCGRESVAAVQGTSSAELDKTVVAYTEASGPQPCTNQGASESKDGLQQLVEEYSDMASDM; encoded by the exons ATGGCGAATCCACCTAATGTGGAGCTGGAAGCGGCAAAATTCTTGCATAAACTTATTCAAGACTCTACAGATGAGCCAACAAAGCTGGCAACAAAGCTTTATGTG ATTTTGCAACACATGAAATCTAGTGGGAAGGAGAATTCAATGCCCTACCAAGTAATATCAAG GGCCATGGAGACTGTGATTAAGCAAAATGGCCTTGACATTGAAGCTTTAATGTCATCAAGGCTCCCTCTCGCTGCTGGACCACAAGCAGGAGAATCTGGATCATCCCATGTTGCAG GTTCTTCACAGAGGACGGGGGTTATAAAGGACCCCAAGTCAAGCTTGACTGCAAATGAGATGTCTAAAACTGATTCCTATAGCTCAGGCGTGTCGCTTGTTGGTCCAACTGCTGCTGGGCATGATATATATCAAGGATCAGCCAATATGATGG GTGGAGCTGGCAAGGTACGTGGACTGACACCTGGTGCTACTGCTTCATATCAGCCAGTAGAAGCAGGGATGTCAGTACCTATGCAGTTTGCAAGTTCTTCATTTGCTAATCAGGGTTTTGCTGCAAAGATGAATAAGGATGGAATGGAAGCTTTTGCAGCTGCACCATCAATGGATCTTTATGCAGGCAAGAACATTGCTGGAAAGATAATGGAACATGAAGGAACCAGTCTACCTATTCCTAATAAGTTAAATcag GGGGCAATTCCAAGTAACGTTCCAGAAACAAGTATGATACCAAGTTCAGCTTTAAGAGATACTGGAAAATCTCCTGTTGCTCAGGCTCCTGTTTCTGGCTTGCCTTTTAAGGAACATCATCTGAAACAGCTTAGAGCTCAATGCCTTGTGTTTTTAGCTTTCAG AAATGGTTTGATGCCGAAGAAACTTCATCTTGAAATTGCTCTTGGAAACTTCTTCCCTAAAGAAG GAGCTCGCAAAGAAATGATTGATCATAAAGGGAAAGAGCTGTCTGTTAATGAACCGACAACTGgagtgcttgataacacaaggGGTGCACTTTCTACAGGGCCTCAAGCAGgaggaaattttttaaaagatgCCGATAATAATGCAAGCATGAAGGAAGATAAAAGTGGTTACCATGCCATGCCATCTGAACATGCTGAAGATAGCAGACAGCATTCAGCTTTAAGAAGGAGATTGGAGGCTGAAATGCCAAAGCAAGAAACATCAGAATCACAGGCATCTTCACTCAGAGGTATACAATCTGATTCTAATTCAAGGAGTATACCTGTTAGTATTCATGAGGATGATTCAGGGAACAATCATCAACAAATTGTAATTTCACACCATGCTCCCTTAGTCACTGGGACAAGTAAGACAATGAAGCATGATGTAAGTTTTTGGAATGGAAATGGATGCCAAATGGAGGCTTCAGGTCTGACACATGCATCACAACAACAAAGAAAAGAGAATTTTGCTAATCAATGTCAGAATGCCGCTGAAAGCAATGGTCTAGGACATCGAGATACCGATAGTGACTTGCCTAGTGTACCATTAAGGGAACAGTGGAAACCTATTTCAGGAATGGATGGCCAAAATAACATACTAATGCCGGTGAAGGATTCTGATATAGTACTAAGAAATGTTTTGCCAG CACAAGAAACTGATacagaagaggaagatgctccTGCAAATGCTGATAGGCCTCCATCTCCAAAGTATACAACATCAGAAAAATGGATATTGGATCGACAGAAAAGGAAACTTCTCAATGAGAAAATGTGGGCATTGAAACAGCAGAAAACAGAGCAGAAAAAGATTGCTGTTTGTTCTGCCAAGCTAAGG GCGTCAGCTTCTTTCCGTCAAAGTTCAGATTTGAGTTTCTGG GAAAGTGTGAGTTCATCTgaagatatttttgcaaaaacaAAAAGTGTGATTGAATTGAAGAAGCTTCAGTTATTGGAATTGCAACGTCGTCTTCGGAG TGACATTTTGAATGACTTTTTCAAACCAATAGCACCTGAAATGGACCGTCTCAAGTCGATCAAAAAACATAGAATTGGAAGGAGATCAAAACAACTTGAGAGGTATGAACAGAAAATGAAGGAAGAGCGACAAAAGAGAATTCGTGAGAGGCAGAAGGAATTCTTCAGCGAAGTAGAGGTTCATAG GGAAAGACTGGAAGATGTATTCAAAATGAAAAGAGAACGCTGGAAAGGTTTCAACAAGTATGTGAGGGAATTCCATAAGAGGAAGGAACGCATACATCGAGAGAAGATTGATAGGATCCAGCGTGAGAAGattaatttattaaaaatcaatGACGTTGAGGGGTATCTTCGGATGGTCCAG GATGCCAAATCAGATCGTGTAAAACAACTACTTAAAGAGACTGAAAAATATCTTCAAAAGCTTGGAACCAAACTGCAGGAAGCAAAGTCAATATCAAGAAGATTTGAGACCGATGTAGATGAGAGCAGAACAGCTACTACTGTGGAGAAAAATGAGATTTCAGTTGAGAATGAAGATGAAACAGACCAAGCAAAG CATTACTTGGAAAGCAATGAGAAATACTATATGATTGCTCACAG TGTAAAAGAGAATGTATTGGAGCAGCCTACCATTCTTGTGGGTGGGAAATTAAGAGA aTACCAAATGAATGGGCTTAGGTGGCTGGTTTCACTTTACAACAACCAATTGAATGGTATTCTTGCTGATGAAATGGGCCTTGGTAAAACTGTTCAG GTTATTTCTCTTATGTGTTACCTCATGGAGACTAAATATGATAGAGGACCCTTTTTAGTAGTTGTGCCTTCTTCTGTGCTACCTGGTTGGGAGTCAGAAATTAGCTTCTGGGCACCAGGCATCCACAAAATTGTGTATTCTGGACCACCAGAGGAGCGGCGTAGGCTATTTAA GGAACAAATTGTTCATCAGAAATTTAATGTTCTATTGACGACATATGAGTATTTGATGAACAAGCATGACAAGCCAAAACtgagcaaaatacaatggcgtTATATCATCATCGATGAAGGGCATCGTATAAAGAATGCTTCCTGCAAGTTGAATGCGGACTTGAAGCACTACAGAAGTAATCATAGATTGCTGTTGACTGGAACTCCGCTGCAG AACAATCTTGAGGAGCTATGGGCACTGCTCAACTTCTTGCTGCCAAATATTTTTAATTCTTCAGAGGACTTCTCCCAGTGGTTTAACAAACCTTTTGAGAGTAATGGCGACAATTCTCCTGATGAG GCTTTACTATCTGAGGAAGAGAATCTTTTGATCATAAATCGCCTTCATCAAGTTTTACGTCCATTTGTCCTTCGGCGATTGAAGCACAAG GTTGAAAATCAGTTGCCTGAGAAGATTGAGAGATTGATTAGGTGTGAAGCATCTGCCTATCAGAAACTTTTAATGAAGAGGGTAGAAGAGAATCTTGGTGCAATTGGAACATCAAAG GCCCGATCGGTGCATAACTCTGTGATGGAGCTCCGGAACATCTGCAATCACCCCTACCTTAGTCAACTTCATGTAGAAGAG GTTCATGACTGGATACCGAAGCATTATCTGCCAACCATTATAAGACTTTGTGGGAAGCTTGAGATGCTAGATCGCTTATTGCCCAAACTAAAGGCAACTGATCATCGG GTTCTTCTCTTCTCAACAATGACTAGGCTGCTTGATGTCATGGAGGACTATCTTTACTGGAAGCAATATAAGTATCTACGCTTAGACGGACACACATCTGGAGGGGATCGAGGAGCGCTGATTGAGCAGTTCAATCAACCTGGTTctccattttttatatttttacttAG TATTCGAGCTGGAGGTGTTGGGGTTAATCTCCAAGCTGCTGATACTGTGATAATTTTTGACACAGATTGGAATCCTCAG GTTGATCTGCAAGCACAGGCAAGAGCTCATAGGATTGGACAAAAGAGAGATGTTCTTGTTCTTCGACTTGAAACG GTTCAAACTGTAGAGGAACAAGTAAGAGCTTCAGCAGAACACAAACTAGGAGTTGCAAATCAGAGCATCACTGCCGGCTTTTTTGATAATAATACCAG TGCAGAAGATAGAAGAGAATACTTGGAGTCCCTTCTGCGGGagtgcaagaaggaagaagctTCACCTGTTTTGGGTGATGATGCTTTGAATGATCTTATAGCCCGCAG TGAATCAGAAATTGATATATTTGAATCGGTTGACAAAAAAAGGCGAGAAGAAGAGATG GGGGCGTGGAGGAAGCTGTTTATAGAGAGTGGGGCTGAAGATCGTGAGTGCTTACCTCCCTTGCCTTCTCGACTTCTCACTGATGACGACCTCAAATTATTCTATGAAGCAATGAAGATATCTGAAGCACCACCACAAGTGGTGGCTTCTAATAGTGGAATGAAAAGGAAGAGTGATTACCTTGGGGGCCTTGATACTCGCCAGTATGGAAGAGGAAAACGAGCGAGAGAG GTACGATCCTATGAAGAGCAATGGACTGAGGAAGAATTTGAAAAAATGTGCCAAGCTGATTCACCAGGATCCCCTCAAGTGAAGGAGGAGATCATAGAAAAGAAATTGTCAGCCGTTATTAGTGACTGTGTCATGTTGACTGGTGAAACACAGGCACAGATGCCACAGCAACCACTGAACCCTATTGTTCAGCCAGCGGCAGAACCAAGCAAAGAGGTAACTCCACCATCTAAACGCGGACGTGGTAGGCCAAGAAGAACACCAACTACTACGGAATTATTGCCCTCTCCAGGGGCTCTTCTAGCATCTTCTGGAGTACAACCAATGAATGCTATGCCCAAGACGGAAAATGTCTCCTGCTCTCAGGTGGTTTCTCTTTCTGAAGGTTTGCaagatttggctcctgagaacaGCTTCACTGTGACTGTCCAGCAAATTGTCGTGGGAAGTGATCCTGGAGTGCAGTCAGTTTCTCTACCTCCTGTTACTCCTGCAGTTCCGCCTACTACTCTTCCGTGCCCTTCCACACCTGTACAAGGAAGGGGCCGAGGTCGTAAGGCACAATCTGCTGGAGAAGCCCCAAGACGTAGAGGTAAGAGACTGAATACTGTAGTTGTTCCTTCTCCAACACTGACAGCAATAAGCAAGCCTGAGTTTGAGACCCTGGTAGAAGGAGCTTCAAGCTCTTTGAGAGCCTGTAATCCTGATCCTGCATCTCAACCTTCAAATGCGGTACACAATACTGAAAAACGGACTCTGGTTTCACATGTTCCTCTTCTGTCATCTTCTGCGATGAGCAAATCAGACTTGGGATCTCAAGAAGTGTCTGTTTTGAACTCAACAATGCCAGTTTCTGATGCTTTTCCCTGCTCTTTGGTTATGGCTGCTCCAAATTCCTCAAGTATACCTACTGATGCTTTTCCTAGTTCTTTGGTCACTGCTGGTGTTACTCAACAAGATCCCCTTGCAAGGACTGCTCTTGCTGTTAATCCAGTCCCAGCTCCTCCTTTTCCTTCTGTTATTTCTGGTTCACAGTCTACTGCCCTTGCCCATCCTGCACCAGCGCGAGGCAGAGGACGAGGCTGCAAGGCTCAAAGTGGAGCAGAGGCACCTAGACGCAGAGGAAAGAGACAGAATCTTCAAACACCTGTTTCTTTTGAAGTATCAATTGATCAGGATCCAAGATCAGTTGAACCTCCTGAAAAAAAATCCAGGGTGTCTGTTGGGAGGAGGCCCACCACGAGAAATAAGCAGGAGCATGATGGTTTGAAACAGGCAAATGTCTCGGTTCCTTCCCAAAGTATTACTGATTCTGTGATTGGAAAATTTGATACTAGGCCAGAAAATGGGGCTCAAAAACCAACGGACATTACCCAGTTAGATGCATCTAAAAACTTTGTGGATTCTGTTGGACCCCTTGTTGATAATAAGCAGGATAATGGAGTTTTGAAACCAGTTAATATTGTTCAAACAGTTGCATCTCAAGGCAGTGCAGAACCTTCTTCCGATGAAATGAATAAAGATCATGAGAATCAAACTCAAGATAAAACCAATTCTATACTGTCAAATGCATCTCAAAACATGAAGTATCTTCCTATGGGTCAAGTTTGTGATGGTAAACCAGAAAGTGAAGTGAGACTAATAAACAGCGGCAACTCTGATGCATCCAGGGTATTTACTGATCCTCCCACGAttaaagaaggtaaagatgagaCAGAAAGTGAAGGTAGGAGACTTAAAGATATCCAATTGGATTTATCTACTGGATTTGGGGATTCTTCAGTCGCAAGCATAAGCCAGTATAAACAGGGGAATACAGCTGAGAAAGAGATGAACATTATACTGTCTGATCCATGTCAGAGCAGAGAAGATGGTACCCCAGCCCAAGCTAGTGAGGCGGAGGATAACAGAACCGATAAATCAGCTTGTGATGTTGAGGCTGATGCATCTCAGTTCATTGCAGATCCTTCCAGGGGACACAGGCAGGAGAGTGAAGCCGAGGGGCAAGCAAATACCGGTCAAATGGTTGCATCTCAAAGTTTTTTAGATCCTGCTGGAGTACAAGTTAATACTAGTGTGCAAAAGAATGATGCTCCCATAGTGGATAATGTTGTGGAATTGGATTCATCTCAAAATATTGCATATTCCCCAGCTGTTGAGGTCCAGGATAATCAGGGAACAGAAGCTCAGAAGGACATTGATATTCAATTGGAAACTGCTGCTATACTTTCTGGATCAGTTCCCATAATTGAGAGTGCAGATGATAGGTGTTGCTGTGAACATAGGAAGGAAGTTGAGGATGAGATGGAAGAGGAGAACAGAACTGATACATCAGCTTGTGATGTTGAGTCTCATGCATCTCAGTTCATTGCAGATCCTTCCAGGGGACGGGGGCAGGAGAGAGAAGCTGAGGGGCAAACAAATACTGGTCAAACGGATGCATGTCAAAGTGTCTTAGATCCTGCTGTTGTACAAGTTAATGCAAGTTTGCAAAAGAATGATTCTCCCATAGTGGATAATGTTGTGGAATCAGATTCACCTCGAAACATTGCAGATCCCTTAGATGTTGAGTTCCAGGATAATCAGGGAACTGAAGCTCAGAAAGACACTGATATTCAGTCAGATACTACTGCTATACTTTCTGGGTCAGTTCCCATAATTGAGAGTGCAGGTGATAGATGTCGCAGTGAACGTGGGAAGGAAGTTGGGTATGAGATGGAAGAGGTGGAGAGCTCCTTTTTGGATCTACATCCAACTATTTCAGCTTCAGTCACCCCAGTTTCTGGTCTTTTGCACAGATCTGTTGATCAAGCTAAAACTGAGGAACAGGTTGCAAAAGATTCTTTTCCGGATCCAGGCTGTGTGTCAGCTCCGCCAACAAAGGAAAATGCAGCTCGAGATAAAAACGTTGCTTTGAAAAAGTCTGATGATTTCTGTGCAGaacttgaaactaaaaaagaagaaatcgaGGCAGGTGTAAATGATTTTCTTGCCTTAAAGCCTGAGGTGGATGCGAAAATTCtcttgcaagaaaattcacattctTTGGTGGTGGTTGAACCGATTGTTGTAGCCTCAAGCTCTAGTGTGTGCAATCCTGAAAATCAATCAGGTGAGGAGCATGCAAAAAGTAAGTTTCTGGATGATTCCGTTGTTTCAGACCCTGGATTGACTGAGAATACAATTTACTCTGACAAAGGTGCAGACAACCCACTTTTGCTGATGTCAAGTGATTCAGACCCTTTGACACTGAATGATCAAAGGTGTGATGGTAAGACTTGTGCAACTGTACCAACTTTTGCATCGATGGGTTCAAGTGGTGCAGTTGTTATGTCTGAAAATCCAAGTGGAAAGCTTAGTGATGGAGAAGTTGAGCAAACCTCAGATTTATTGGAAGAGGGAACAACTGCTCCTGAttctgaaattttggaggataTATCTGAGATTCATTCTAAGAAAACATTCCCAGAAGAGAACAAGAAGCAAGACAATCTTCTGAGTCAGGATTCTGTTTCAGTTTTATTTTCTGCTGAGAATGTGGCTTCTGTACTGGATAATGCTCAAAATAAGTCACAGGATATATGTCAAAATGTAGATGGAAATGATCCAGAGAGCAAAGGCTCTGGTTTGGATGAGGTCATCGTGTTCAAGCATGAGTTCACTCGTGCTGGGGAAATCAAGCAAAAGGATTCTGCTTTTGATGGACCCCAAACCTCAGATTTGTTGAACGAGGCAATAGCTGCTTCTGATTCTGGGGCTTTGACAGAGATATCTCATTGTGATAAAATTGCCACAGATCAGTATGAGAAGCAAGACACTGTTCCGTGTCAGGATTCGATTTCAGTTGTATCTTCTATTGAGAATGTGGTTTCTGTTGTGGATCAAGCTCCAGAAAACTCACAGGACACATGTCAAAAGGAAGATGGAAATGACCTTAAGAGGAAAGCTACTGGTTTGGTCGAGGTTTCTGTATTAAAGAATGAGTTGACCATGACACTGGAAACTTCATCTCAAACTCTGAGAGCTTCAGAAGTGGCTCCGGTATTAGATACTACTGTAAAAGAAACTAGGAATCAGGCCACAGAAGAGGATGCTAATGGATGGGGGAGTAAAGATTCATCTGTAATGGAGTCTGTTGTTCCTAAGCCTGAGGTGTCAGAGGTTGAAGCTTGTCCTGGGAAAGCAGATGCTGAAGGGCTTCAAAGCAGAGGCTGTTTTGTGGAGAGTGCCAATGCTCCTGTTTCAATGTATGGCATAGCAAATAGCCAATCTTTGGTTCAAAATACATCCCCCACCCGTTCATCTCTTGAAATTGAAGAACTGGTAGCTGATCTTCCAAATGAAGAATGTGTGAAAGAGGCTGATGATCAATTTCAGGTGGGACAGGTTGGAACAACTATAACTGAGGCTTTTGTTCCAGCACCTGATAGCGGTGATTTTGTTAGTAAATCATCATCAATGATTGCTACTGAGCTAAGAGAGGATTTTGAGGTGAAAAAATCTTCAATTACTTGTGATGGAACAACTGAAGAGAAGTCTGATTTTCAAGCTAGTGAAGATTATGCAACTGAAGTGCTAGAGACCAAGAATATGGAGGTTGAACCAGATGCAAGCCTTGTATTTGAGACCTTTAAGGGCATAGAAGAGAGGGTTGTTTCAAATGCTGAAATAAATGTCACCAGTCATAGTCCCAATGAaggaaaatctgaaaatttggTTGACTCCAAAATTATCGAAGAAAAGCCTGTGAAGGATATTGATAGAGAAGTTACTGAATTTACCGTGCAGACTAGCAACTTGAAGGATGATCTGCCTGAGATGGCTGAGGTTGTTTGTGATTCTAGAACAGATGATTCAGGAAAACATGAAAGCCAAGACAGCATACTAGAAAAGGACTCTGCTACAACTGCTGTGGTAAGTGGTGCTCAAACTTTGGAGGAAATGACATCCTCAACTTGTTTAGTGCTCGAGACAAACAGACTTAATGGTAATAATGAGCAATCTGAAAATGAGGCAGACTTGCAACATTTTGAAGAAATCATTCCAATTAATATTAGTAAAGAGGTCAGTGTATCCTCTATGAAGAGTGTTAATTTGATTGATGCTCTACCAGAGATGGCTGTGGGTGAAGATGATTCTAAACTAGCTGATTCTGAGATACTTGCAGCCACTGACCACATTCTAGAAAATGTTTCTGTTTCAACACTTGAGGCAACTAGAGTGCAAAATTTGGAGGAAACAACACCATCAACCATTTTAGTGCTTGAGACAGAAGGTTTAGTTGTTCAGCCTCCGAAAAATAACTGCGATGAGCAATCTGACAAAGATATTGAAATGGTAGATGGAAGTGTCCCTGATTTAAGCGCATCTTCCATTGCAGCAGCCGAGTGTTGTGAAATTGATACCAAGTCTGCCACTAATTTGCTGGAGAATATGGTTGATTCCATACAGGGTGCTGAGGAAGAAGCATCTCTGCCCTTGGAAATAGCTAGTCAAGATGTCACACCTGCTGAAGTGGCTGAGAAGTCCGAGATTGGATCTGGTAGAAATTTTGTAGCTGAAGCACATGGGAGCGAAAATGCTGAAATGGATGACACTCTGGTTGCTGCTGCTGAAGCTAGTGAACCTAAACCTTATGTGGACTTAGGGACAACTGAAAGTAAAGATGCTTCTACTAATATGGAGAACATGGCTGGTTGCAGACACAACATTGAGGAAGAAGCACCACAGGCACCTCCATCCTTGGAAATAGCTAGTGAAGATGTTACACCTGCTGAAGCTCTTGCAGACAAGTCTGAGGTAGGATCTGGAagagatgatgatgatgaagtaAAAGGCAGCAAAAGGGCTGAACTGGTCAAAGTAGTAGTTACAGATGCTGAAGCTAGTGAACTTCAACCTTGTATGGATGCTGGAGCACCTGAAAATAAAGATGGTTCTGCTAATTTGTTGGAGAACAGGGTTAATTCCAGACACAGGAGTGAGGACGAGGCATCCTCATCGTTGGAAATAGCTAGTCAGGATGCTACGCCTGCTGAATTTCTTGCGGAGAAGTCTGAGATTGGATCTGGAGGAGATTTTGTAGCTGGAGTACAAAGAAGTGGAAGGACTCAACTGGACAAAACTGTTGTTGCAGATGCTGAAACTAGTGAAACTCAACCTCACACTTATGGGGAAGCCTCTGAAAGTGAAGATAGTTCTGCTAGTTTGTTGGACAAAATAGTTGATTCCAGACAGAGCATTGGGGAAGAAGCTTCTTTGTCCTCAGTAATGGCTAGCCAAGATGTTACACCTGCTGAAGGTTTTGTGGAGAATTCTGAGAATGGATGTGGTAGAGAATCTGTAGCTGCTGTACAAGGGACCAGTAGTGCTGAACTGGACAAAACTGTTGTCGCATATACTGAAGCTAGTGGACCTCAACCTTGTACAAATCAGGGAGCATCTGAAAGTAAAGATGGTTTACAACAGCTTGTTGAAGAGTACTCGGACATGGCTAGTGATATGTAG